A stretch of DNA from Jatrophihabitans endophyticus:
GTCGACAACGTCTCCACCAGCGCCCGCTCCACCAACGAAGCACTCAGCCAAACCCGCACCGCCGTCGACGAACTCGCCCGCATGTCCGCCGACCTCCGCAGCGCCGTCAACCAGTTCCGCTTCTAACCGGTCGCGAGCTCGGCGGTGCCCTCGGTGAAGTCGACCGTGGGGCGCCAGCCGAGTTCGCGCACGACGCGCCCCGAGTCGGCGGTGATGTGCCGGACGTCGCCCAGCCGGTAGGCACCGGTGACGACCGGTTGCGGACCACCGAGGGCGGTCGCGAGGGCGGCGGCGAGGTCGCCGACGGTGCGCGGCGTACCGGATCCCACGTTGTAGGCACGCACCCCGTCGGCGTGGCGCTCGGTGGCCGCCGCGACCGCGCGGGCCACGTCGCGCACGTGGACGAAGTCGCGGCGCATCGCGCCGTCCTCGTTCACCGTGGGCGCCTGACCTCGCCGCAGTGCGGACAGGAAGATCGCCGCGACCCCGGCGTACGGGGTGTCGGCCGGCAACCCCGGCCCGTAGACATTGTGGAACCGCAGGGCGGCGACGCTGCCACCGGTAGCCCGCGCCCACGACGAGGCGAGCTGTTCCTGGCCCAGCTTGCTGACCGCGTACGCGTTGCGGGGGTCGGGGGGGGTGTCCTCGCCGACGAGCTCCGGCGCCAGCGGCCGGCCGCAGCGCGGGCACGGCGGCTCGAACCGGCCGGCCGCGAGCTCGCTCTCGGCGCGCGCTCCCGGCGTCACCGCGCCGTGTTCGGGGCAGCGACCCAGCCCCTCGCCGTAGACGACCATGGAGCTGGCGAGCACGAGCCGGCCGACGCCCTGCCGCGCCATGGCGGCGAGCAGCACGGCGGTGCCGTGCACGTTGGAGTCGGCGTAGTCCGGCAGGTCCTGCACGTCCACGCCCAGACCCACCTTGGCCGCGAGATGCACCACGACCTCGACACCGGTCAGCGCCGCCTCGACGGCGTCGATATTGCGCACATCTGCGCGAACGAGGCCGGGCAGTTCCGGTGGTGTGCCGCGGTGGACGTCGGGACGGAGCGAGTCGAGGACGACCACGTCGTGACCGGCGAGCGCAGCTCGGACGTGCGTGCCGATGAAGCCGGCACCGCCGGTGAGCAGCACCTTCACGGCAGGACGTGCGAGGCGGGGTACCCGGACGTGTCGCCGCACGGGCAGTCGTCCTGCTCGTCGGGCAATCGGCCCAGCGTGTCGACGAGCAGGTCGCGCAGGCGGGGCAGGTTGGCCGCGAACGCCTCGAGCACCTCGGCGTGGGTCACCCCCTCGCCCGCCGCGACCCCGGCGTCGAGGTCGGTGACGAGCGCGAGCGTGGTGTAGCAGAGGGCCAGCTCACGGGCGAGCCCCGCCTCGGGCATCGCGGTCATCCCGATGATCGACCAGCCGTGCGACTGGAACTCGAGCGACTCGGCGCGCGAGGAGAAGCGCGGCCCGTTGACCACGACGAGGGTGCCGCCGTCGTGGGCGGTGACGCCGGCCGCCAGCGCCGCGGCCCGGCCGCGCGGGCAGTAGGGGTCGGCGAAGCCGGCGTGGCCCACGCCGGTGGCGGCGTCGAAGAACGTGTGCGGACGGCCGGCAGTGCGATCGACGACCTGGTCGGGCACGACGAGCGTCCCGGTCGGCAGCGCGGTGGTCAGCGAGCCGACCGCCGACAGCGAGACCACCTGCCGGACGCCGAGGGAGCGGAGCGCCCAGAGGTTCGCCCGATAGGGCACGAGATGCGGCGCGAACCGGTGTCCGGTGCCGTGCCGCGGCACGAAGGCGACGGGACGGCCGGCGAGCGAGCCGACCGTCACCGGGTCGCTCGGCGCCCCGTAGGGCGTCTCGACCACGTGCTCGGCCGGGTCCTCGAGCAGCGAGTAGAAGCCCGAGCCGCCGATGACCCCGATCGGCGCCGTCTGTGCAGCCATACGGTCACGCTAGCGGCACCCCGTCAACGCGCCGCTCGCGGAATATCATCCGCACATGGACCGCAAGCACTACGACGACGACCACCACGCGTTCGGCGAGGCCTTCCGAGCGTTCGCCGACAAGTCGGTCGTGCCGAATTTCGCCGACTACGAGCGCGCCGGCATCACGCCGCACGAGATCTTCGCCGAGGCCGGTCGCAGCGGGTTCCTCGGAATGGCGGTGCCGGAGGAGTACGGCGGCGGCGGGAGTGCGGACTTCCGGTTCAACCAGATCCTGGGCGAGGAGGTCGCCGACGCCGGGATCACCGGCTCCGGGCTC
This window harbors:
- a CDS encoding NAD-dependent epimerase/dehydratase family protein, encoding MKVLLTGGAGFIGTHVRAALAGHDVVVLDSLRPDVHRGTPPELPGLVRADVRNIDAVEAALTGVEVVVHLAAKVGLGVDVQDLPDYADSNVHGTAVLLAAMARQGVGRLVLASSMVVYGEGLGRCPEHGAVTPGARAESELAAGRFEPPCPRCGRPLAPELVGEDTPPDPRNAYAVSKLGQEQLASSWARATGGSVAALRFHNVYGPGLPADTPYAGVAAIFLSALRRGQAPTVNEDGAMRRDFVHVRDVARAVAAATERHADGVRAYNVGSGTPRTVGDLAAALATALGGPQPVVTGAYRLGDVRHITADSGRVVRELGWRPTVDFTEGTAELATG
- a CDS encoding S-methyl-5'-thioadenosine phosphorylase — translated: MAAQTAPIGVIGGSGFYSLLEDPAEHVVETPYGAPSDPVTVGSLAGRPVAFVPRHGTGHRFAPHLVPYRANLWALRSLGVRQVVSLSAVGSLTTALPTGTLVVPDQVVDRTAGRPHTFFDAATGVGHAGFADPYCPRGRAAALAAGVTAHDGGTLVVVNGPRFSSRAESLEFQSHGWSIIGMTAMPEAGLARELALCYTTLALVTDLDAGVAAGEGVTHAEVLEAFAANLPRLRDLLVDTLGRLPDEQDDCPCGDTSGYPASHVLP